Proteins encoded together in one Anticarsia gemmatalis isolate Benzon Research Colony breed Stoneville strain chromosome 1, ilAntGemm2 primary, whole genome shotgun sequence window:
- the LOC142977507 gene encoding uncharacterized protein LOC142977507, with product MQKYLIFLAFLTTVACHESRRHRVEDPFTMIDKHLTHTLAYHYMWPWSQLIRAAAALEVEDALEEPQIVSDDEKFQVNLNVKRFKPDELRIKVKNRYIIVEGKHKDKNENQQFLANHFVQRFVMPPGSKQEEVKAVLKENGVLCVSVPKHELPPPPPEIEVPIEVRLPVKVPEKTEKPEEKPETEEKIETSTAKKEEPVAPVQASSATPLEQLDLVEATTHVGKIRKKELKTTTKTAKDNEVTKGLETNGLDYALVEQEE from the coding sequence ATGcagaaatatttgattttcCTTGCGTTTTTAACCACCGTGGCCTGCCATGAGAGCCGGCGGCACCGGGTGGAGGATCCCTTTACCATGATTGACAAACACCTGACCCACACGCTTGCCTACCATTATATGTGGCCTTGGAGTCAACTCATCAGGGCTGCAGCAGCTTTGGAAGTCGAAGACGCACTGGAAGAGCCCCAGATCGTGTCAGATGACGAAAAGTTCCAGGTTAATTTGAATGTCAAGAGGTTCAAGCCTGACGAGTTGAGAATCAAAGTTAAGAACCGATACATCATCGTGGAAGGAAAGCACAAGGATAAGAATGAGAATCAGCAGTTCCTCGCCAACCACTTTGTGCAGAGATTCGTGATGCCGCCTGGAAGTAAACAGGAGGAAGTAAAAGCTGTCCTTAAGGAGAACGGTGTGCTTTGTGTGTCGGTGCCTAAGCATGAGCTGCCTCCACCACCTCCGGAAATTGAAGTGCCCATAGAAGTGAGACTACCTGTGAAAGTTCCAGAAAAAACTGAGAAACCAGAAGAAAAACCAGAGACAGAAGAAAAAATTGAGACCAGCACAGCTAAGAAGGAAGAACCAGTTGCCCCAGTACAAGCATCATCAGCTACACCTCTAGAACAGCTAGATTTAGTCGAAGCAACAACACACGTCGGCAAAATAAGGAAGAAGGAATTGAAGACCACAACAAAAACAGCAAAGGATAACGAAGTTACCAAAGGACTCGAGACCAACGGCCTGGACTACGCACTTGTTGAACAAGAAGagtga